A stretch of the Argentina anserina chromosome 6, drPotAnse1.1, whole genome shotgun sequence genome encodes the following:
- the LOC126798420 gene encoding phospholipase A(1) LCAT3, producing MGCFCPCCFDESFSDQVDLELEPVLLISGIGGSILTCKKKKNKSGFDTRVWIRILLADLEFKKKLWSLYNPLTGYTETLDKDTEIVVPDDDYGLYAIDILDPSPFVKCIHLSEVYYFHDMINMLVGCGYKKGTTLFGFGYDFRQSNRIDKLMQDLKVKLETANKASGGRKVNIISHSMGGLLVMCFMSLHHEIFSKYVSKWICIGCPFQGAPGCINDSILTGLQFVEGLESFFFVSRWTMHQLLVECPSIYEMLANPDFYWKKQPEIQVWRKQSNDGKTSIELESYGPTESNTLFREALRNNELTYDGKTVALPFNFAISRWAAETRNVLNNAKLPDGVCFYNIYGVSFDTPFDVCYGSKASPIEDLSEICHSMPLYSYVDGDETVSAESAKADGFAAIERVAIAARHRELLCDKTVFQHIKKWLGVEQKVNIHSKTSRVSDEPVRQ from the exons ATGGGCTGCTTCTGCCCCTGCTGcttcgatgagagtttctcCGATCAGGTTGACCTGGAGCTGGAGCCGGTGCTGCTCATCTCCGGAATCGGAGGCTCCATTCTGACttgtaagaagaagaagaacaagtctGGGTTCGACACTCGGGTCTGGATACGGATCCTTTTGGCTGACTTGGAATTCAAGAAGAAACTCTGGTCTCTCTATAATCCCCTCACTG GTTATACAGAAACTTTAGATAAAGACACTGAAATCGTGGTCCCTGACGATGATTATGGCCTTTATGCAATTGATATTCTAGACCCGTCTCCG TTTGtgaaatgcatacatttgtcAGAGGTCTACTATTTTCATGATATGATTAATATGCTTGTGGGTTGCGGCTATAAGAAGGGAACCACATTGTTTGGATTTGGCTATGATTTCCGTCAAAGCAACag AATTGACAAGTTAATGCAAGATCTTAAAGTGAAATTGGAAACTGCTAACAAGGCTTCTGGAGGCAGAAAAGTAAATATAATTTCACATTCAATGGGTGGACTGCTTGTAATGTGTTTTATGTCACTTCATCATGAG ATCTTTTCGAAGTATGTGAGCAAATGGATATGCATCGGTTGCCCCTTTCAAG GTGCACCAGGATGCATCAATGACTCCATTTTAACTGGACTGCAGTTTGTTGAAGGCTTGGAAAGCTTCTTTTTTGTATCAAGGTGGACTATGCATCAGCTG TTGGTTGAGTGTCCATCAATCTACGAGATGTTGGCCAATCCAGATTTTTATTGGAAAAAGCAGCCTGAAATTCAGGTTTGGAGGAAGCAGTCTAATGATGGGAAAACTTCTATTGAGCTGGAATCTTATGGCCCCACGGAAAGTAATACTTTGTTTAGAGAAGCACTTAGAAATAATGAG CTAACTTATGATGGTAAAACTGTAGCTTTGCCATTTAACTTTGCTATTTCCAGATGGGCTGCCGAGACTCGCAATGTTCTCAACAATGCCAAACTACCAGATGGAGTCTGCTTCTATAACATCTATGGAGTATCCTTTGACACACCTTTTGATGTTTG CTATGGCTCGAAGGCATCTCCAATTGAAGACTTGTCTGAAATATGTCATTCaatg CCTCTGTATTCTTATGTGGATGGAGATGAAACAGTTTCCGCTGAATCAGCAAAG GCGGATGGATTTGCTGCAATTGAAAGAGTAGCAATAGCAGCAAGACATCGGGAACTACTATGTGATAAAACAGTTTTTCAACATATCAAAAAGTGGTTGGGAGTAGAGCAGAAGGTCAATATACATTCCAAGACATCCAGAGTCTCAGATGAGCCTGTGAGGCAATGA